A window of Garra rufa chromosome 16, GarRuf1.0, whole genome shotgun sequence contains these coding sequences:
- the gla gene encoding alpha-galactosidase A translates to MSASNIVFFGLVSLLVPASALDNGLAITPTMGWLHWERFMCNIDCDADPQNCIREELFMEMADVMVKEGWKDAGYEFVCIDDCWPLHERDGQGRLQADPKRFPSGIKKLADYVHAKGLKLGIYADVGTNTCEGYPGSLGYYDIDAKTFADWGVDLLKFDGCYMPDWQKLGEGYTNMSIALNQTGRSIVYSCEWPLYEWKHQQPDYEAIRKACNHWRNYGDVYDQWTSVKGILDWTADHQKILVPAAGPGGWNDPDMLILGNFGLSHDQQQTQMALWAIMASPLLMSNDLRNICPKAKELLQNKQIIAINQDPLGKQGYRTLKGDSFEVWERPLSGNRLAVAVMNRQEIGGPRRFIISVATMPSWQLCDPKCNVTQILPVYQEMGVQNLFSKVMVQVNPTGTTLLTVSPIKSNPHDIL, encoded by the exons ATGAGTGCCTCAAATATAGTCTTTTTCGGGCTTGTGTCTTTATTAGTCCCAGCTTCGGCGCTGGATAATGGGCTGGCGATAACTCCCACAATGGGCTGGTTGCACTGGGAGAGATTCATGTGCAACATCGACTGTGATGCGGATCCTCAGAACTGCATTAG AGAGGAGCTGTTCATGGAGATGGCAGATGTGATGGTGAAGGAAGGATGGAAGGATGCTGGATATGAGTTTGTGTGCATTGATGATTGCTGGCCCTTGCACGAGAGGGACGGCCAGGGGCGTCTGCAGGCCGACCCAAAGAGGTTTCCCAGTGGGATAAAAAAACTGGCTGATTAT GTCCATGCCAAAGGTCTGAAGCTGGGAATATATGCAGATGTTGGCACAAACACATGTGAAGGCTACCCTGGGAGTTTGGGCTATTATGACATTGATGCTAAAACCTTTGCAGACTGGGGTGTGGATCTGTTAAAATTCGATGGATGCTACATGCCTGACTGGCAAAAACTAGGAGAAG GTTACACCAACATGTCGATAGCTCTAAACCAGACAGGTAGGAGTATTGTATACTCCTGTGAATGGCCATTATATGAGTGGAAACACCAACAG CCTGACTATGAGGCAATTCGCAAGGCCTGTAACCACTGGCGAAATTATGGAGATGTTTATGACCAGTGGACCAGTGTGAAGGGCATCCTGGACTGGACAGCTGATCATCAGAAGATCCTGGTCCCAGCGGCAGGACCAGGTGGGTGGAATGACCCTGACATG CTGATTTTAGGGAACTTCGGCCTCAGCCACGATCAGCAACAGACTCAGATGGCTTTGTGGGCTATCATGGCTTCCCCACTTCTCATGTCCAACGACCTGCGAAACATTTGTCCTAAAGCGAAAGAACTGCTGCAGAACAAACAGATCATTGCCATCAACCAGGACCCTCTGGGCAAGCAGGGCTATCGTACATTAAAG GGTGACAGTTTTGAGGTGTGGGAACGGCCCTTGTCAGGCAACAGGCTGGCTGTGGCAGTGATGAATAGACAGGAGATTGGCGGTCCACGCAGATTTATCATTTCTGTGGCGACGATGCCTAGTTGGCAGCTCTGCGACCCGAAGTGCAATGTAACGCAGATCCTGCCTGTCTACCAAGAAATGGGTGTCCAGAATCTCTTTTCAAAGGTGATGGTGCAAGTCAATCCTACAGGCACAACACTTCTCACTGTCAGCCCTATCAAAAGCAATCCTCATGACATCCTGTGA